A portion of the Fusobacterium nucleatum genome contains these proteins:
- a CDS encoding toxin-antitoxin system YwqK family antitoxin: MNKFTKFFILAGVLFNFSLLSAEIKEVESLDQISNEIVGGKTEKKATKEKSVETAKNTEDVKDIPEESATRTVDKNSIVDIYERKMKDKIAYKEGSNIPFTGVFGVVIDDKIESYEEYKNGLLDGETAYFAKGKQVKLLSEMYTKGKLNGQQKSYYENGKLKSIVYYSNDKINGIESYDRSGNLLHKSIFQGGTGDWKFYWSNGKVSEEGKYKAWRKDGVWKKYREDGSLDTVIKYDNGRLLSEKWQ, encoded by the coding sequence ATGAACAAATTTACTAAGTTTTTTATTTTAGCAGGAGTATTATTTAACTTTTCTTTATTGAGTGCTGAAATAAAAGAAGTTGAGTCACTTGACCAAATTTCCAATGAAATAGTAGGAGGAAAAACAGAAAAAAAAGCAACAAAAGAAAAAAGTGTAGAAACTGCTAAAAACACAGAAGATGTTAAAGATATTCCAGAAGAAAGTGCAACAAGAACAGTTGATAAAAATTCAATAGTTGATATCTATGAAAGAAAAATGAAAGATAAGATTGCATATAAAGAAGGTTCAAATATACCTTTTACTGGAGTATTTGGAGTTGTAATTGATGATAAGATTGAATCTTATGAAGAATACAAAAATGGTCTTTTAGATGGAGAAACTGCTTATTTTGCAAAAGGAAAACAAGTAAAATTACTATCTGAAATGTATACTAAGGGGAAATTAAATGGACAACAAAAATCTTATTATGAAAATGGTAAATTAAAATCAATAGTTTACTATTCAAACGATAAAATAAATGGTATAGAATCTTATGATAGAAGTGGAAATCTTTTACATAAAAGTATTTTTCAAGGTGGAACAGGTGACTGGAAATTTTATTGGAGCAATGGAAAGGTTTCAGAAGAAGGAAAGTACAAAGCCTGGAGAAAAGATGGAGTTTGGAAAAAATATAGAGAAGATGGAAGTTTAGATACTGTAATAAAATATGATAATGGTAGACTTTTAAGTGAAAAATGGCAATAG
- the guaB gene encoding IMP dehydrogenase, which yields MNGKIVKEGITFDDVLLIPAKSDVLPNEVSLKTRLTKKITLNLPILSAAMDTVTESDLAIALARQGGMGFIHKNMSIEEQAAEVDRVKRSESGMITNPITLNKDSRVYQAEELMSRYKISGLPVIEDDGKLIGIITNRDIKYRKDLDQPVGDIMTSKGLITAPVGTTLEQAKEILLANRIEKLPITDQNGYLKGLITIKDIDNIIQYPNACKDELGKLRCGAAVGVAPDTIERVSALVKAGVDIITVDSAHGHSQGVINMIKEIKKNFPDLDIVGGNIVTAEAAKELIEAGVAAVKVGIGPGSICTTRVVAGVGVPQLTAVNDVYEYCKDKNIGVIADGGIKLSGDIVKALAAGGDCVMLGGLLAGTKEAPGEEIILEGRRFKIYVGMGSIAAMKRGSKDRYFQAGEVDNSKLVPEGIEGRIAYKGSVKDVVFQLAGGIKAGMGYCGTKTIKDLQINGRFVKITGAGLIESHPHDITITKEAPNYSK from the coding sequence ATGAATGGAAAAATTGTAAAAGAAGGAATAACCTTTGATGATGTTCTATTAATACCTGCAAAATCTGATGTACTTCCTAATGAAGTTAGTTTAAAGACAAGACTTACAAAAAAAATCACATTAAATTTACCAATTTTAAGTGCTGCTATGGATACAGTTACTGAATCAGACCTAGCAATAGCTCTTGCAAGGCAAGGGGGAATGGGATTTATTCATAAGAATATGTCTATTGAAGAGCAAGCTGCTGAAGTTGATAGAGTAAAAAGATCAGAAAGTGGGATGATAACAAATCCTATAACACTTAATAAAGATAGTAGAGTTTATCAAGCTGAAGAATTGATGAGTAGATACAAAATTTCTGGTTTACCTGTAATTGAAGATGATGGAAAATTAATAGGAATAATTACAAATAGAGATATTAAATATCGTAAAGATCTTGATCAACCTGTTGGAGATATAATGACAAGTAAAGGTTTAATTACAGCTCCTGTTGGAACAACTTTGGAACAAGCAAAAGAAATTTTACTTGCTAATAGAATAGAAAAGTTACCAATAACAGATCAAAATGGATATTTAAAAGGTTTAATTACAATAAAAGATATAGATAATATAATTCAATATCCAAATGCTTGTAAAGATGAACTTGGGAAATTAAGATGTGGTGCAGCAGTTGGGGTAGCACCAGATACAATAGAAAGAGTAAGTGCCTTAGTGAAAGCAGGAGTAGACATTATAACTGTAGATTCTGCTCATGGACATTCACAAGGTGTAATAAATATGATAAAAGAAATTAAAAAGAATTTCCCAGATTTAGATATAGTTGGTGGAAATATAGTTACAGCAGAGGCTGCAAAAGAACTTATTGAGGCAGGAGTAGCAGCAGTAAAAGTTGGAATAGGACCAGGTTCTATTTGTACAACAAGAGTTGTAGCAGGGGTTGGGGTTCCTCAACTTACAGCAGTAAATGATGTATATGAATATTGTAAAGATAAAAACATTGGTGTAATAGCTGATGGAGGAATAAAATTATCAGGAGATATAGTTAAAGCTTTGGCAGCTGGTGGAGATTGTGTAATGCTTGGAGGTTTACTTGCGGGAACAAAAGAAGCACCAGGAGAAGAAATAATTCTTGAAGGAAGAAGATTTAAAATATATGTAGGTATGGGTTCAATAGCGGCAATGAAAAGAGGTTCAAAAGACAGATATTTCCAAGCAGGAGAAGTTGATAACTCTAAATTAGTTCCAGAAGGAATAGAAGGTCGTATTGCATATAAAGGTTCTGTAAAAGATGTTGTATTTCAACTTGCAGGAGGAATAAAAGCAGGTATGGGATATTGTGGAACTAAAACAATAAAAGATTTACAAATCAATGGAAGATTTGTTAAAATAACAGGGGCAGGTTTAATAGAAAGCCACCCACATGATATAACAATAACAAAAGAAGCACCAAATTATTCTAAATAG
- a CDS encoding winged helix-turn-helix transcriptional regulator, producing the protein MENKSCVESNVKLEDTGFGYTLSLIGGKYKMIIIYKLYENSPFMRYNELKRSIGNISFKTLTSTLKELEEDNIIIRKEYPQIPPRVEYSLSKKGRTLIPILNMMCDWGEKNSI; encoded by the coding sequence ATGGAAAATAAAAGTTGTGTTGAAAGTAATGTAAAGCTTGAAGATACAGGTTTTGGATATACTTTATCGTTGATTGGTGGGAAATATAAAATGATTATTATATATAAATTATATGAAAATTCTCCTTTTATGAGATATAATGAATTAAAAAGAAGTATAGGAAATATTTCTTTTAAAACTTTAACAAGTACATTAAAAGAACTTGAAGAAGATAATATTATTATTAGAAAAGAATATCCACAAATTCCCCCAAGAGTTGAGTACAGTCTTTCTAAAAAAGGAAGAACTTTGATTCCAATATTGAATATGATGTGTGATTGGGGAGAGAAAAATAGTATTTAA
- a CDS encoding NAD(P)H-dependent oxidoreductase: MKTLIVVAHPNLKDSKVNKSWLKEAEKYPDKFTIHNLYEAYPNEVIDNIEKEQKLIEEHDSLILQFPIYWFNCPSFMKKWLDDVFTDGWAYGKNGNNLENRNIGLAVTAGISENNYSESGKYKHSLKEILLPFEMTFDYCSANYKGFHAFYSAEFEATDKRIKDSIPQYINFLNSI, from the coding sequence ATGAAAACATTAATTGTAGTTGCACACCCTAATTTAAAAGATTCTAAAGTCAATAAATCTTGGCTAAAAGAGGCTGAAAAATATCCAGATAAATTTACAATTCATAATTTATATGAAGCTTATCCTAATGAGGTAATTGATAACATAGAGAAAGAACAAAAATTAATTGAGGAACATGATAGCTTAATATTGCAGTTTCCTATTTATTGGTTTAATTGCCCATCTTTTATGAAAAAATGGTTAGATGATGTTTTTACAGATGGATGGGCTTATGGAAAAAATGGAAATAATTTAGAAAATAGAAATATAGGTTTAGCTGTTACTGCTGGTATAAGTGAAAATAATTATTCAGAATCTGGAAAATACAAACATAGTCTTAAAGAGATTCTTCTTCCTTTTGAAATGACATTTGATTACTGTTCAGCTAACTATAAAGGTTTTCATGCTTTTTATAGTGCTGAATTTGAAGCTACTGATAAAAGAATAAAGGACAGTATACCTCAATATATTAATTTTTTAAATTCTATTTAA
- a CDS encoding CAP domain-containing protein gives MKKFFKILIVFTFIFNTLTVYSINIKKKYSDKYMIDLHTWLPDTFEELKSFNEDELYRMAVEKYHYHQDKSNFYTQKEFKQIEKFVNVEKLNQYFVERLNKERAKLGLSSNVRIDNTLIKVAKIRSNELAVAKRISHKRPNKTEYWTVFEKVDKNLLDKYSFENILKVSISNEAQMISEKFIANYFFDSWKESPEHWKFMVDPELKKIGVNFSFGSSDDTNFLVQINYGVLLGMR, from the coding sequence ATGAAAAAATTTTTTAAAATACTTATAGTATTTACATTTATATTTAATACTTTGACTGTCTATTCTATAAATATTAAAAAGAAGTACTCTGATAAATATATGATAGATTTACATACTTGGTTACCTGATACTTTTGAAGAATTAAAATCTTTTAATGAAGATGAATTATATAGAATGGCAGTTGAAAAATATCATTACCATCAAGATAAGTCTAATTTTTATACTCAAAAAGAATTTAAACAAATTGAAAAATTTGTTAATGTAGAAAAGTTAAATCAATATTTTGTTGAAAGATTGAATAAAGAAAGAGCAAAATTAGGTTTATCTTCTAATGTTAGAATTGATAACACTCTAATAAAAGTTGCAAAAATTCGTTCTAATGAATTAGCTGTTGCAAAAAGAATATCACATAAAAGACCTAATAAAACTGAATATTGGACTGTTTTTGAAAAAGTAGATAAAAATTTATTAGATAAATATTCTTTTGAAAATATTTTAAAAGTGAGCATATCTAATGAAGCACAAATGATTTCTGAAAAATTTATAGCTAATTATTTTTTTGATTCATGGAAAGAAAGTCCAGAACATTGGAAATTTATGGTTGACCCTGAATTAAAAAAAATAGGTGTAAATTTTTCTTTTGGTTCTTCTGATGATACTAATTTTTTAGTTCAAATTAACTATGGGGTCTTACTTGGGATGAGATAA
- a CDS encoding ankyrin repeat domain-containing protein, translating to MELQDLKDIYKSKTAEKRYDYYRTLPLDEKDLFGDTLLDIALNFADVEALKILLERNVDVNKINNHGNRPLHNLILLSEYKNLDDVLTCAELLLDNGASVLRKNDMGETPVLSAVRGNYFEILELFIKRNLKLDLKDSYGNGPLHIAAYSCNPNNEEKKKKIFKLLLDAGIENDIKNDNGDTPIDILSNQKTDPILLSILKGKYDFDNPNSITNLTSAMSLYSAILSNNYDVIKAHLEMKIDINEISEENNNSYGLSPLGVACHILDLKSVELLLKNGADPNLKNNDGETALANWFKWNGSTYFSTEKAREDTVNKMMSLLLEYGLNINDTIDNQSNNLLIKASEYLSISSISNGKSIPSEVIKFLLKNKVNINLTNIEGQTALMILCKTVFRDGIDWVIELLENGADVGSIDKNGYTVLMYTALNTENGVALEIAKMLHDFGDVKISYINNDEQSAMDIAVENNNENLVNWLLTKI from the coding sequence ATGGAACTTCAAGATTTAAAAGATATTTATAAATCTAAGACTGCTGAAAAGAGGTATGATTATTATAGAACTCTTCCACTTGATGAAAAAGATTTATTTGGTGATACTCTTCTAGATATTGCTTTAAATTTTGCAGATGTAGAGGCTTTAAAAATTCTTTTGGAAAGAAATGTTGATGTAAATAAAATTAATAATCATGGAAATCGTCCTCTACATAATTTAATTTTATTATCTGAATATAAAAATTTAGATGATGTTCTAACCTGTGCTGAACTTTTATTAGATAATGGAGCAAGTGTACTCAGAAAAAATGACATGGGAGAAACTCCTGTTTTAAGTGCTGTCAGAGGAAATTATTTTGAAATTTTAGAGCTTTTTATAAAGAGAAATCTAAAATTAGATTTAAAAGATAGCTATGGAAATGGTCCTTTACACATTGCAGCCTATTCTTGTAATCCTAACAATGAAGAAAAAAAGAAAAAAATATTTAAACTTCTTTTAGATGCAGGAATTGAAAATGATATAAAAAATGATAATGGTGATACTCCTATTGATATACTATCAAATCAAAAAACTGATCCAATATTACTTTCAATTTTAAAAGGCAAATATGATTTTGATAATCCTAATAGTATCACAAATTTAACTTCTGCAATGAGCTTATATAGTGCTATTTTATCTAATAACTATGATGTTATAAAAGCACATTTGGAAATGAAAATAGATATAAATGAAATATCAGAAGAAAATAATAATTCTTATGGTTTAAGTCCATTGGGAGTTGCTTGTCATATTTTAGATTTGAAAAGTGTTGAATTACTTTTAAAAAATGGTGCTGATCCAAATTTAAAGAATAATGATGGAGAAACTGCTCTTGCTAACTGGTTTAAGTGGAATGGTTCAACCTATTTTTCAACTGAAAAAGCTAGGGAAGATACTGTTAATAAAATGATGAGTTTACTATTAGAATATGGCTTAAATATTAATGATACTATTGATAACCAGAGTAATAATCTTCTTATAAAGGCTAGTGAATATCTTAGTATTTCAAGTATATCAAATGGAAAATCTATTCCAAGTGAAGTTATAAAATTTTTATTAAAAAATAAGGTCAATATTAATTTAACTAATATTGAGGGGCAAACTGCCCTTATGATTTTATGTAAAACTGTATTTAGAGATGGAATAGACTGGGTTATTGAATTACTTGAAAATGGTGCTGATGTAGGAAGTATTGACAAAAATGGGTATACTGTTCTTATGTACACAGCTTTAAATACTGAAAATGGAGTAGCTTTAGAAATAGCTAAAATGTTACATGATTTTGGAGATGTAAAAATTTCCTATATAAATAATGATGAACAAAGTGCTATGGACATTGCTGTTGAAAATAATAATGAGAATCTTGTAAATTGGTTATTAACAAAAATTTAA
- a CDS encoding DMT family transporter: MDKSYRYGVIAGIFSGITWALYTIINNLITKNTIFNSYIEKMFIPVLVIVFLHDFFSSIWLFFYLWRKKKIFELKKTIKSKNIFLIFLGALFGGPIGMSGYLLGIKYMGASYTASFSSTYLIIGTILSVIFLKEKINLKMIIAVLISMVGIFILNFQINEMDSNKISILGIFFLMLCIFGWALEGLIASYILKYKNTDIEPSIAIFIRQLTSTIFYSFLIIPYIGAYNLVFIVLKSNIVLYIALISVIGSLSFFLWYYSMSIIGVARGISLNVSYIIWTIIFEIILFNAKFQLNFIVASILFIVSVILIAMSPEEKCIKELE; encoded by the coding sequence ATGGATAAATCTTACAGATATGGAGTAATTGCAGGAATTTTTTCTGGGATAACTTGGGCTTTATATACAATAATTAATAATTTAATTACTAAAAATACTATTTTTAATTCCTATATAGAAAAAATGTTTATTCCTGTATTGGTAATAGTATTTTTACATGATTTTTTTTCATCAATATGGCTATTCTTCTATTTATGGAGAAAAAAGAAAATTTTTGAATTGAAAAAGACTATAAAATCTAAAAATATATTTTTAATTTTTTTAGGTGCATTATTTGGTGGTCCCATAGGTATGAGTGGCTACCTTTTAGGAATAAAATATATGGGAGCTTCCTATACAGCTTCATTTTCTTCCACATATTTAATTATAGGAACTATTTTATCAGTAATTTTTTTGAAAGAAAAAATAAACTTAAAGATGATTATAGCTGTACTGATAAGTATGGTAGGGATATTTATACTAAATTTTCAAATAAATGAGATGGACTCAAATAAAATCTCTATACTAGGTATATTTTTTTTAATGTTGTGTATTTTTGGGTGGGCTTTGGAAGGTTTAATAGCTTCTTATATTTTAAAATATAAGAATACAGATATAGAACCTAGCATTGCCATTTTTATAAGACAATTAACCTCAACAATATTTTATAGTTTTTTGATTATACCATATATAGGAGCTTATAATTTAGTTTTTATAGTTCTTAAATCCAATATTGTTTTGTATATAGCTTTAATTTCAGTAATAGGTTCTCTATCATTTTTTTTATGGTATTATTCTATGTCTATTATAGGTGTTGCAAGAGGAATTTCTTTAAATGTTAGCTATATTATATGGACTATAATTTTTGAAATAATTTTATTTAATGCAAAATTTCAATTAAATTTTATAGTAGCAAGTATTTTATTTATAGTAAGTGTTATTTTAATTGCTATGTCACCTGAAGAAAAATGTATAAAAGAGCTGGAATAA
- a CDS encoding sugar phosphate nucleotidyltransferase produces the protein MNAIIIAAGMGTRLNPLTLSTPKPLIKIFGKPMIEKNIEYLLQEGIEEIVIVTGYMKDKFEYLRDKYKEVKLIYNPKYKEYNNIYSFYLARDFLKDSYILDGDIYLTRNIFKKEIDESKYFSKKINMFNNEWQLLLNNDGKIRKVEIGGSENYIMSGISFFTNKDCQKLKKIVEIYVKDEIKLKKYYWDHIIKENIHEFDIGIEKIQDNIIYEIDNLEELVELDKSYKDMLPINSFKNEIQKLKEILISNLKIDLKDIGNIQFIGGMTNKNYLVEINSKKYVLRKPGEGTESIINRHNEKNNLKLVSKINIDSNLYFFDEKSGIKLSEYINNSEMLTPSNAKYNLKEVAFILKKLHNSQIIFPNIFNPFKEMKRYEELINKEDGKFYEGYFELKKEVFKLKEVLKSFNIELVSCHNDTVPENFLKKGDNLFLIDWEYSGLNDPIWDLAAFSIESNLSDDEEKELLDYYFENSINSTIKIRMEVHKICQDFLWSIWTIFKEMNGVSFGEYGIKRLVSAQKRLEDLKLWINLTDME, from the coding sequence ATGAATGCAATAATAATAGCAGCAGGAATGGGAACAAGACTAAATCCTTTAACTTTATCAACTCCAAAGCCTTTGATAAAAATATTTGGAAAACCCATGATAGAAAAGAATATAGAATATCTTTTACAAGAAGGAATAGAAGAGATTGTTATTGTTACAGGTTATATGAAAGATAAGTTTGAATATCTTAGAGATAAATACAAAGAAGTAAAGCTTATTTACAATCCTAAATATAAAGAGTACAATAACATCTATTCATTTTATTTAGCAAGAGATTTTTTAAAAGATTCGTATATTTTAGATGGTGATATTTACTTAACAAGAAATATTTTTAAAAAGGAAATAGATGAATCAAAATATTTTTCTAAAAAAATAAATATGTTTAATAATGAATGGCAGTTATTATTAAATAATGATGGAAAAATAAGAAAAGTAGAAATAGGTGGTTCAGAAAACTATATTATGTCAGGTATTTCATTTTTTACAAATAAAGATTGTCAAAAATTAAAAAAAATTGTTGAAATATATGTAAAAGATGAAATAAAATTAAAAAAATATTATTGGGATCATATAATTAAAGAAAATATTCATGAATTTGATATAGGTATTGAAAAAATTCAAGATAATATAATTTATGAAATTGATAATTTAGAAGAGCTCGTTGAGTTGGATAAAAGTTATAAAGATATGTTACCAATTAATTCTTTTAAAAATGAAATACAAAAATTAAAAGAAATCTTAATATCAAACTTAAAAATTGATTTAAAAGATATAGGAAATATCCAATTTATTGGAGGAATGACAAATAAAAATTATCTAGTTGAAATAAACTCAAAAAAATATGTTTTGAGAAAGCCTGGAGAAGGAACTGAAAGTATAATAAATAGGCATAATGAAAAGAATAATTTGAAGTTGGTATCAAAAATAAACATAGATTCTAATTTGTATTTTTTTGATGAAAAAAGTGGAATTAAATTATCTGAATATATAAATAATTCAGAAATGTTAACACCTAGCAATGCAAAATATAATTTGAAGGAAGTTGCTTTTATTTTAAAAAAATTACATAATTCTCAAATAATATTTCCAAATATATTTAACCCTTTTAAAGAGATGAAAAGATATGAAGAATTAATAAATAAAGAAGATGGAAAATTCTATGAGGGGTATTTTGAGTTAAAAAAAGAAGTTTTTAAATTAAAAGAAGTTTTAAAATCTTTTAATATAGAATTAGTTTCTTGCCATAATGACACTGTTCCAGAAAATTTTTTGAAAAAGGGAGATAATTTATTTCTGATTGACTGGGAATACTCAGGATTAAATGATCCTATATGGGATTTAGCAGCATTTTCAATAGAGTCTAATTTATCAGATGATGAAGAAAAAGAACTTTTAGATTATTATTTTGAAAATAGTATAAATTCAACTATTAAAATAAGAATGGAAGTTCATAAGATTTGTCAGGATTTTTTGTGGAGTATATGGACAATATTTAAAGAAATGAATGGAGTTTCTTTTGGAGAATATGGAATAAAAAGATTAGTTAGTGCCCAAAAAAGATTGGAGGACCTAAAATTATGGATAAATCTTACAGATATGGAGTAA
- a CDS encoding O-antigen ligase family protein, with product MFYKDKKEILNFLGGWATYAYIFSAFFNSKINMKIGYLLLIVSFFYICFNRNIIKLVNKKIYGMLLLILVLGSIWNYISADMIGMSKFLNINTRFFYGLAMFPFLLNIKKNRFSILIFLAVNLLSVMYLYNESYVYHLLDDLGRIRAILLIGWIYTLIYTFEKISEDFKKYIFLLSASILPFIALGKSGSRAGALSLFLVIFLYLIFKVFKEKKSIKFVSVITIIILLTGLFLPKEYKEKLKTSFQTTENISNEDRIVMWKAGIEIFKENPIFGIGSYKKGIYPHVQKYVEENVNDEQLRGEFINRDRFAKLHNMYIDFFVQNGILGLLYLVFLFVLIPFEFFKSEKNKESIAAFFSMIFYCSYGLTWSLWSSLGISQALFHTFLIWMLVNLKRKNL from the coding sequence ATGTTTTATAAGGATAAAAAAGAGATACTTAATTTTTTAGGAGGATGGGCTACTTATGCTTATATTTTTTCAGCTTTTTTTAATTCCAAAATTAATATGAAAATTGGATATCTTCTTCTAATAGTATCATTTTTTTATATTTGTTTTAATAGGAATATAATAAAATTAGTAAATAAAAAAATATATGGAATGCTTTTATTGATTTTAGTTTTGGGGTCTATTTGGAATTATATTTCAGCTGATATGATTGGAATGAGTAAATTTCTTAATATAAATACTAGGTTTTTTTATGGACTTGCAATGTTTCCATTTTTATTGAATATAAAAAAGAATAGATTTAGTATATTGATATTTTTAGCAGTCAATTTGCTTAGTGTAATGTATCTATATAATGAAAGTTATGTTTATCATTTGCTTGATGATTTAGGTAGAATTAGAGCAATTTTATTGATAGGTTGGATATATACATTAATATATACCTTTGAGAAAATTTCTGAAGACTTTAAAAAATATATTTTTTTACTGTCAGCTTCTATATTGCCCTTTATAGCATTAGGAAAAAGTGGAAGTAGAGCAGGGGCTTTATCATTATTTCTTGTAATTTTTTTATATCTTATTTTTAAAGTATTTAAAGAGAAGAAAAGTATTAAGTTTGTTTCTGTAATTACAATTATTATACTACTTACAGGATTATTTTTACCTAAAGAATATAAAGAAAAGCTAAAAACTTCGTTCCAAACTACTGAAAATATAAGTAATGAAGATAGGATAGTTATGTGGAAGGCTGGAATAGAAATATTTAAAGAAAATCCAATTTTTGGGATAGGAAGTTATAAAAAAGGAATATATCCACATGTTCAAAAATATGTTGAAGAAAATGTAAATGATGAACAATTAAGAGGAGAATTTATTAATAGAGATAGATTTGCAAAACTACATAATATGTATATAGACTTCTTTGTACAAAATGGAATATTAGGATTACTATATTTAGTTTTTTTATTTGTATTAATACCTTTTGAATTTTTTAAATCAGAAAAAAATAAGGAAAGTATTGCAGCTTTTTTCTCTATGATATTTTATTGTTCTTATGGACTTACATGGAGTCTATGGTCTAGTTTAGGAATAAGCCAAGCTTTATTTCATACATTTTTAATTTGGATGTTAGTAAATTTAAAAAGAAAAAATTTATAA
- a CDS encoding lipopolysaccharide core heptose(II) kinase RfaY produces MAELNLKKYKELNIYYYEKEFLDLALKVIDGNYSTCQILKDTKRNYVSIIEIDGKKYVYKEPRNEFRIPQRQFTTFLKKGEALTTLVNINKLINIGFKEFVKPLVAVNKRHHGFIVSSFFIMEFVEGEDNRKNLDMIVEKMKEIHKLGYYHGDFNPGNFLVENKQIHILDTQGKKMFFGNYRAHYDMITMKYDSYDEMIYPYKRNLFYYLAYSMKRFKRLAFIKKIKYFKKKLRDKGWKI; encoded by the coding sequence ATGGCTGAGCTAAATTTAAAAAAATATAAAGAATTAAATATTTACTATTATGAAAAAGAATTTTTAGACTTAGCTTTAAAAGTAATAGATGGCAATTATTCTACATGTCAAATTTTAAAAGATACCAAAAGAAATTATGTATCTATAATAGAAATAGATGGTAAAAAATATGTATATAAAGAACCTAGAAATGAATTTAGAATACCTCAAAGACAATTTACTACTTTTTTAAAAAAAGGTGAAGCCCTTACAACTTTGGTAAATATAAATAAATTAATAAATATTGGTTTTAAAGAATTTGTTAAACCCTTAGTTGCAGTAAATAAAAGACATCATGGATTTATTGTTTCTTCGTTTTTTATAATGGAGTTTGTAGAAGGTGAAGATAATAGAAAAAATTTAGATATGATAGTGGAAAAGATGAAAGAGATTCATAAACTAGGTTACTATCATGGAGATTTTAATCCTGGGAATTTCTTGGTTGAAAATAAACAAATTCATATTTTAGATACACAAGGAAAAAAAATGTTTTTTGGAAATTATAGAGCTCATTATGATATGATAACAATGAAATATGATTCTTATGATGAGATGATATATCCATATAAAAGGAATTTATTTTACTACTTAGCTTATTCAATGAAAAGATTTAAAAGATTAGCTTTTATCAAAAAAATTAAATATTTTAAGAAGAAATTAAGAGACAAAGGTTGGAAAATTTAA
- a CDS encoding glycosyltransferase family 32 protein, translated as MIEKKIHYVWFGNAKSEKVLKCIESWKKNLPDYEIIEWNEKNFNIEEELKSNKFFRECYNRKLWAFVSDYVRVKVLYNYGGIYLDTDMEIIKDITPLLDADMFLGYENEDTMSFGIVGVIPKHKVFKKMYEFYQNEIWKSPLHIVTSILTEILEKEYHGKYRENNINIYPREYFYPFNHDEEFTKDCITGNTYAIHWWGKSWKKNPKVYFLKYKHLPWWKKYPKHVAKLINYYFKNLFNFRKE; from the coding sequence ATGATAGAAAAAAAAATTCATTATGTATGGTTTGGTAATGCTAAATCTGAAAAAGTTTTAAAGTGCATAGAAAGTTGGAAAAAAAATTTACCAGATTATGAAATAATAGAGTGGAATGAAAAAAATTTTAACATAGAGGAAGAACTAAAAAGTAATAAATTTTTTAGAGAATGTTATAATAGAAAATTATGGGCATTTGTTTCTGATTATGTAAGAGTAAAAGTGTTATATAATTATGGTGGAATATACTTAGATACTGATATGGAAATTATAAAAGATATCACACCTCTTTTAGATGCAGATATGTTTCTTGGATATGAAAATGAAGACACTATGAGCTTTGGCATAGTTGGTGTAATACCAAAACATAAGGTTTTTAAAAAGATGTATGAATTTTATCAAAATGAGATATGGAAATCTCCTTTACATATAGTTACAAGTATATTAACAGAAATTTTAGAAAAAGAATATCATGGTAAATATAGAGAAAATAATATAAATATATATCCAAGAGAATATTTTTATCCATTTAATCATGATGAAGAATTTACTAAGGATTGTATTACAGGAAATACTTATGCTATACATTGGTGGGGAAAAAGCTGGAAAAAAAATCCAAAAGTTTATTTTTTGAAATATAAACATCTACCTTGGTGGAAAAAATATCCAAAACATGTGGCTAAGTTAATAAATTATTATTTTAAAAATTTATTTAATTTTAGAAAGGAATAA